From the genome of Sulfitobacter sp. DSM 110093, one region includes:
- a CDS encoding TRAP transporter large permease subunit, which yields MSYEMIATLMFSSMMLMLITGQRVFGAIGFIAVVSALLLWGDKGGYDIGFAAAMKLMKWYPLLTLPMFIFMGYVLSESRIADDLYKMFHVWMGGVRGGLAIGTIGLMVLISAMNGLSVAGMAIGSTIALPELLKRGYDKRMVTGVIQAGSSLGILVPPSVVLVLYAMIARQPVGQLWLAGVIPGLMMAAMFIAYIVIRCRMNPELGPILSAEDRDIPRAEKLRLLRAGILPLVIFAVMMVPFVRGWTSLVESSAIGAGAAFLAAVLKGRMTREVFENSVRNTLGITCMFMWIILAALAFGAVFDGLGAVKAIESLFTEKMNLSPWMILIMMQLSFIIMGTFLDDTAMLVIVAPLYVPLVGALGFDLIWYGILYTITTQIAYMTPPFGYNLFLMRAMAPPEITLRDIYASITPFVLVMVLALILVMVFPQIATWLPDYIYDK from the coding sequence CGATGATGCTGATGCTGATTACGGGCCAGCGGGTGTTTGGCGCTATCGGCTTTATCGCCGTTGTGTCGGCGCTGCTGCTGTGGGGCGACAAGGGGGGATATGATATCGGCTTTGCCGCCGCGATGAAGCTGATGAAGTGGTATCCGCTGCTGACGCTGCCGATGTTCATCTTCATGGGCTATGTCCTGAGCGAAAGCCGCATCGCCGATGACCTTTACAAGATGTTCCATGTCTGGATGGGCGGTGTGCGCGGCGGGCTGGCGATTGGGACGATTGGTCTGATGGTGCTGATCTCTGCCATGAACGGGCTGAGCGTGGCGGGGATGGCAATTGGTTCGACCATCGCGCTGCCGGAATTGCTGAAACGTGGCTATGACAAAAGGATGGTGACGGGGGTGATCCAAGCCGGGTCGAGCCTTGGCATCCTCGTGCCGCCCTCGGTCGTGCTGGTGCTTTATGCGATGATCGCGCGGCAGCCCGTGGGGCAGCTGTGGCTCGCGGGGGTCATTCCGGGGCTGATGATGGCGGCGATGTTCATTGCCTACATCGTGATCCGGTGCCGCATGAACCCTGAGCTTGGCCCCATCCTCTCGGCCGAAGATCGTGACATTCCGCGCGCCGAAAAGCTGCGCCTTTTGCGCGCGGGCATCCTGCCGCTGGTGATCTTTGCGGTGATGATGGTGCCGTTCGTGCGCGGCTGGACCAGCCTTGTGGAAAGTTCGGCCATCGGTGCGGGTGCGGCCTTCCTTGCAGCGGTCCTCAAGGGCCGCATGACGCGCGAGGTTTTCGAGAACTCTGTGCGCAACACGTTGGGCATCACCTGCATGTTCATGTGGATCATCCTCGCCGCCCTCGCCTTTGGCGCGGTGTTTGACGGGCTGGGCGCGGTGAAGGCGATCGAAAGCCTGTTCACCGAGAAGATGAACCTCAGCCCGTGGATGATCTTGATCATGATGCAGCTCAGCTTCATCATCATGGGCACGTTCCTTGATGATACCGCGATGCTGGTGATCGTGGCGCCGCTCTATGTGCCCTTGGTCGGTGCGCTGGGCTTTGATCTGATCTGGTATGGTATCCTTTATACGATCACCACGCAGATCGCCTATATGACGCCGCCGTTTGGCTATAACCTGTTCTTGATGCGCGCCATGGCTCCGCCGGAAATCACGTTGCGCGACATCTATGCCTCGATCACGCCCTTCGTTCTGGTGATGGTCTTGGCGTTGATACTCGTCATGGTCTTCCCGCAGATCGCGACATGGCTGCCCGATTACATCTACGACAAATAA